One genomic window of Quercus lobata isolate SW786 chromosome 9, ValleyOak3.0 Primary Assembly, whole genome shotgun sequence includes the following:
- the LOC115960102 gene encoding probable inositol oxygenase isoform X2, which produces MIAVENQAPVSENAIPKDASDGFVVPESNAFGQSFRDYESSVRLSIVENCYRLNHINQTYDFVKKTREEYAKLNKAKMSIWEAIELLDSFVDESDPDIDEPQIQHLLQSAEAIRKDYPDEDWLHLTALIHDLGKVLFHSKFGSLPQWAVTGDTHPVGCAFDESIVYHKYFKENPDYNNPDYNTKFGVYSEGCGLENVLMSWGHDDYMYMVAKANGTTLPSAALFTIRYHSFYPMHTEGAYQYLLNEEDRENLKWVRTFNKYDLYSKSSVRIDVEKVKPYYESLIKKYFPEKLRW; this is translated from the exons TGTCAGAGAATGCAATACCAAAAGATGCATCAGATGGATTTGTTGTGCCAGAATCCAATGCCTTTGGCCAATCATTCAG GGATTATGAATCAAGTGTGAGGCTAAGCATTGTGGAGAATTGCTATCGGTTGAATCATATTAACCAAACGTATGATTTT GTGAAGAAGACAAGGGAAGAGTATGCAAAATTGAACAAAGCAAAGATGTCCATATGGGAAGCCATTGAACTCCTTGACAGTTTTGTGGATGAAAGTGACCCTGACATTGATGAACCTCAGATTCAGCATTTGCTGCAGTCAGCTGAAGCCATAAGAAAAGATTATCCTGATGAAGACTGGCTACACTTGACTGCCCTTATTCATG ATCTTGGAAAGGTTCTTTTCCATTCTAAATTTGGATCGCTTCCCCAGTGGGCTGTTACCG GAGATACGCATCCTGTTGGTTGTGCCTTTGACGAATCGATTGTTTATCACAAG TATTTCAAGGAAAATCCAGATTACAACAATCCTGACTACAACACTAAATTTGGAGTCTACTCTGAAGGATGTGGACTGGAAAATGTACTGATGTCGTGGGGGCATGATGATTACATGTACATG GTGGCCAAGGCAAATGGAACTACTCTACCATCAGCTGCATTATTTACCATCCGATATCACTCATTTTACC CAATGCATACGGAAGGAGCATATCAATACCTATTGAATGAAGAGGACAGAGAGAATCTGAAGTGGGTTCGAACATTCAA CAAATATGATCTCTACAGTAAGAGCAGCGTTCGAATTGACGTTGAAAAAGTTAAACCATACTATGAATCCCTCATAAAAAAG TACTTCCCAGAAAAGCTCAGATGGTAA
- the LOC115960102 gene encoding probable inositol oxygenase isoform X1: protein MIAVENQALVSENAIPKDASDGFVVPESNAFGQSFRDYESSVRLSIVENCYRLNHINQTYDFVKKTREEYAKLNKAKMSIWEAIELLDSFVDESDPDIDEPQIQHLLQSAEAIRKDYPDEDWLHLTALIHDLGKVLFHSKFGSLPQWAVTGDTHPVGCAFDESIVYHKYFKENPDYNNPDYNTKFGVYSEGCGLENVLMSWGHDDYMYMVAKANGTTLPSAALFTIRYHSFYPMHTEGAYQYLLNEEDRENLKWVRTFNKYDLYSKSSVRIDVEKVKPYYESLIKKYFPEKLRW from the exons ATGATTGCCGTTGAGAACCAGGCACTTG TGTCAGAGAATGCAATACCAAAAGATGCATCAGATGGATTTGTTGTGCCAGAATCCAATGCCTTTGGCCAATCATTCAG GGATTATGAATCAAGTGTGAGGCTAAGCATTGTGGAGAATTGCTATCGGTTGAATCATATTAACCAAACGTATGATTTT GTGAAGAAGACAAGGGAAGAGTATGCAAAATTGAACAAAGCAAAGATGTCCATATGGGAAGCCATTGAACTCCTTGACAGTTTTGTGGATGAAAGTGACCCTGACATTGATGAACCTCAGATTCAGCATTTGCTGCAGTCAGCTGAAGCCATAAGAAAAGATTATCCTGATGAAGACTGGCTACACTTGACTGCCCTTATTCATG ATCTTGGAAAGGTTCTTTTCCATTCTAAATTTGGATCGCTTCCCCAGTGGGCTGTTACCG GAGATACGCATCCTGTTGGTTGTGCCTTTGACGAATCGATTGTTTATCACAAG TATTTCAAGGAAAATCCAGATTACAACAATCCTGACTACAACACTAAATTTGGAGTCTACTCTGAAGGATGTGGACTGGAAAATGTACTGATGTCGTGGGGGCATGATGATTACATGTACATG GTGGCCAAGGCAAATGGAACTACTCTACCATCAGCTGCATTATTTACCATCCGATATCACTCATTTTACC CAATGCATACGGAAGGAGCATATCAATACCTATTGAATGAAGAGGACAGAGAGAATCTGAAGTGGGTTCGAACATTCAA CAAATATGATCTCTACAGTAAGAGCAGCGTTCGAATTGACGTTGAAAAAGTTAAACCATACTATGAATCCCTCATAAAAAAG TACTTCCCAGAAAAGCTCAGATGGTAA